In Desulfatiglans sp., the following are encoded in one genomic region:
- a CDS encoding TIGR01777 family protein gives MNIFITGGTGFIGTSLSNALSARGHRVYILTRSLKNPTHESNIIHVDGDPARKGPWLERLMECDVVINLAGATIFKRWTPAYKKTLIKSRIDTTRNIVEEITRNKKSDLLLISASAVGYYGFHDDEAVDENAAPGSDFLASLSAEWERTALEALCCGARVIINRFGIVLGKGGGAIHMMMPLFRYWLGSRLGNGMQYFSWIHLYDLINIFIYQIENKGLSSIYNCTAPNPVTNRELTKAISIAMKKPLILPPVPGFMLKLVMGEFADVLLKGQRVIPKRLLDEGYSFRFPEINRAIMDILE, from the coding sequence ATGAATATCTTCATAACCGGCGGTACAGGTTTTATAGGTACATCTCTTTCAAATGCACTTTCTGCGAGAGGCCACAGGGTATATATCCTGACTCGTTCATTAAAAAATCCAACACATGAGAGTAATATCATCCATGTTGATGGTGATCCTGCCCGCAAAGGCCCATGGCTTGAAAGACTCATGGAATGTGATGTGGTTATTAACCTTGCAGGGGCTACCATATTCAAACGATGGACACCGGCATATAAAAAAACCCTTATTAAAAGCCGTATTGATACGACCCGAAATATAGTTGAAGAGATTACCAGAAATAAAAAGTCAGACCTGTTACTTATAAGTGCCTCTGCTGTGGGTTATTATGGTTTTCATGATGACGAAGCAGTGGATGAAAATGCTGCGCCAGGCAGTGATTTTCTTGCATCCCTGTCAGCGGAGTGGGAGAGAACAGCACTGGAGGCACTATGCTGTGGGGCAAGGGTAATAATAAACCGGTTCGGTATTGTGCTTGGCAAGGGAGGAGGTGCAATCCATATGATGATGCCTCTTTTCAGATACTGGCTTGGAAGCCGGCTCGGTAATGGCATGCAGTATTTTTCGTGGATACACCTTTATGACCTCATAAATATTTTTATCTACCAGATAGAAAACAAAGGTTTGAGCAGCATATATAACTGTACTGCGCCAAACCCTGTAACAAACAGAGAATTGACAAAAGCCATCTCCATCGCGATGAAAAAACCGCTTATACTGCCACCTGTACCTGGGTTTATGCTCAAACTGGTTATGGGTGAATTTGCTGATGTATTATTGAAAGGCCAGAGGGTTATCCCTAAGAGGCTCTTGGATGAGGGATACAGTTTCAGGTTCCCGGAGATTAACAGGGCTATCATGGATATCCTGGAATAG
- a CDS encoding S-adenosylmethionine decarboxylase, whose product MTLTAVKKKKNRVPLSPVVFGRELVLDLYGCSIDTISDAGLIKGFPGKLFDASGMKANSEPIFSFSGEGIEGSRLFSIIQFSEEGSVTGHFSREYRAAYLNIFSCKEFDIERVESYSKKFFGASTVRSSFIVRK is encoded by the coding sequence ATGACATTAACTGCGGTTAAAAAAAAGAAAAACAGGGTGCCTTTATCTCCTGTTGTATTCGGTCGTGAGCTGGTGCTTGACCTGTATGGTTGCAGCATTGATACAATATCTGATGCTGGTTTGATAAAGGGGTTTCCAGGTAAACTGTTTGATGCATCAGGCATGAAAGCAAACTCTGAACCAATATTCTCCTTTTCGGGTGAAGGCATTGAAGGGAGCAGGCTCTTTTCGATTATCCAGTTTTCAGAAGAGGGTTCAGTTACAGGGCATTTCTCAAGAGAATACAGGGCTGCTTATCTCAATATCTTTTCATGTAAAGAGTTTGATATAGAGAGAGTTGAGAGTTACTCAAAAAAATTTTTCGGCGCAAGTACAGTCCGTTCCAGTTTTATTGTAAGAAAGTAG
- the speE gene encoding polyamine aminopropyltransferase: protein MTRDQEWVIERWKDIETHYRIKSILHESNSEFQHAMVVESTLYGRMLFLDGIVQASEKDEFIYHEMMSHIPVLSHPNPEKALVIGGGDGGILREVLKHSSVKKVTIVEIDPTVISICKKYLPVISNGAFDDKRTNLIIGDGARFVKETDEKYDLVIVDSSDPIGPATALFSKEFYGGIHHLLSPDGIMVCQTGSIHMQPDEQRASYILLNEIFHIVRPYLFAIPTYIGGFFSAMFCSDKIDPCKISINSFEQKSFASNMNTRYYNPGIHIGAFYMPGFLNERLL, encoded by the coding sequence ATGACCCGGGATCAGGAATGGGTAATTGAAAGATGGAAGGATATTGAAACCCATTACAGGATAAAATCCATACTCCATGAAAGCAATTCTGAATTCCAGCATGCAATGGTGGTTGAATCAACCCTGTATGGCAGAATGCTTTTCTTGGACGGGATTGTTCAGGCATCTGAGAAGGATGAATTTATTTATCATGAGATGATGTCTCATATACCTGTACTGTCTCACCCGAATCCAGAAAAGGCACTTGTTATAGGAGGGGGAGACGGCGGTATATTGAGGGAGGTCTTAAAACACAGTTCTGTAAAGAAGGTAACAATAGTGGAGATAGATCCCACAGTGATCAGTATATGTAAAAAGTACCTTCCAGTAATAAGTAACGGGGCATTTGATGATAAAAGGACAAATCTTATAATTGGAGACGGCGCCAGGTTTGTGAAAGAGACAGATGAAAAATATGATCTCGTTATAGTTGATTCCTCAGACCCGATCGGCCCTGCCACAGCACTTTTCTCAAAAGAATTTTACGGGGGTATCCACCATCTTCTCTCTCCTGATGGCATAATGGTATGCCAGACCGGTTCCATTCATATGCAGCCAGATGAGCAGAGGGCATCATATATCCTTTTAAATGAGATATTTCATATTGTAAGACCATATCTGTTTGCCATACCCACATATATTGGCGGGTTTTTCTCTGCAATGTTCTGTTCCGATAAAATTGATCCTTGTAAAATAAGTATAAATTCATTTGAACAAAAATCATTCGCATCCAATATGAATACCAGATATTATAATCCCGGTATACACATTGGAGCCTTTTATATGCCTGGCTTTTTAAATGAACGCCTTTTATGA
- a CDS encoding FAD-dependent oxidoreductase: MTRKFPNLFSPLKVGRLTLKNRIISAPMTFPILTSDGCLTPEAIAFYELRAKGGAAVVTVSELIVKPEGRYYPVQVIINAPNAKDSLAMAARAIKRHGAIPSMELSHGGKYALKDEKHPVSYGPSDEFTDDLQTVHSLTHDMIEDIIEAYGKAAEMCMAAGFEMLLIHTGHGWLLQQFLSPATNKRTDKYGGNLTNRARLAVEVLDRVRSVVGNGFPIELRMSAEEYMAGGYNFTEAIEFAKLIQERVDLIQVSTGAHTGNFEKTHPSSFMERGVNVHYAEEMKRHINIPVSTIGALNEPDMLEDIISTGKADAVVMARALLADPYLPKKAYLGKDDEIVRCYRCYACMAERMTTGLRICSLNPVIGSEYESSFIKNTTRPKTVLVAGGGPGGMQAALTAAERGHNVILCEKSNKLGGALNGVKGAPFKDDLYRFISIKALLMRNAGVDIRLSTEVTPALAAQIRPDVLIVAVGAEPIIPPIPGIDGENVIMANDLPDDLEKVGQMVIVMGGGLVGCETALHMAMEERDVTVIEMMESLCPDANQRYRPLLMAQLEKHVKCITGMRGVQVTAKGILCADRDSHETFLEADSVICATGQRPRRDIADVLKDCAPEVIKIGDCVKASNVTQALFQGYWAGADIE; this comes from the coding sequence ATGACAAGAAAATTTCCAAACCTTTTTTCTCCATTAAAAGTGGGTAGATTAACCCTCAAAAACCGGATCATATCTGCCCCTATGACCTTCCCCATTTTGACGTCAGATGGATGTCTTACCCCTGAGGCCATAGCGTTTTATGAACTCAGGGCAAAGGGAGGGGCCGCAGTGGTTACTGTGAGTGAACTGATTGTTAAACCTGAAGGCAGGTACTACCCTGTTCAGGTTATTATTAATGCCCCAAATGCAAAAGACAGCCTGGCAATGGCGGCAAGAGCAATAAAGCGGCATGGGGCCATTCCCAGTATGGAATTATCACATGGCGGAAAATACGCCCTTAAAGATGAAAAACATCCTGTGAGCTACGGGCCGAGTGATGAGTTCACAGATGATTTACAGACGGTTCACTCACTGACCCATGACATGATAGAGGATATCATTGAGGCATATGGAAAGGCAGCAGAAATGTGCATGGCCGCTGGTTTTGAAATGCTTCTCATACATACCGGTCATGGCTGGCTCCTGCAGCAGTTTCTCTCACCTGCCACAAATAAAAGAACTGACAAATATGGTGGGAATCTGACAAACAGGGCAAGGCTTGCTGTTGAGGTGCTCGACAGGGTGCGCTCTGTTGTGGGGAATGGTTTTCCTATTGAGCTGAGGATGAGTGCAGAGGAATACATGGCAGGAGGTTATAACTTTACCGAAGCCATTGAGTTTGCAAAACTGATACAAGAGAGGGTTGACCTTATACAGGTATCAACAGGCGCTCATACAGGGAATTTTGAGAAAACCCATCCCTCTTCATTCATGGAGAGAGGCGTAAATGTCCATTATGCGGAAGAGATGAAAAGGCATATTAATATACCTGTCTCCACCATAGGGGCTCTAAATGAACCAGACATGCTTGAAGATATAATCAGCACAGGTAAGGCCGATGCTGTAGTTATGGCAAGGGCACTTCTGGCTGACCCTTACCTACCGAAAAAGGCATACCTGGGAAAGGATGACGAGATAGTCCGCTGTTACAGGTGCTACGCCTGTATGGCAGAGAGAATGACAACCGGCCTGCGTATTTGCTCCCTTAATCCTGTAATTGGAAGTGAATATGAAAGTAGTTTCATTAAAAACACAACCAGACCCAAAACAGTTCTGGTAGCTGGTGGAGGCCCAGGAGGCATGCAGGCAGCACTTACAGCCGCTGAACGAGGTCATAATGTTATCTTATGTGAAAAGAGCAATAAGCTGGGCGGTGCGCTTAACGGGGTTAAAGGGGCGCCATTTAAGGATGACCTTTACAGGTTCATCTCGATAAAGGCACTTCTTATGCGAAATGCCGGTGTTGATATAAGACTTAGCACAGAGGTAACACCCGCGCTCGCAGCACAAATCAGGCCTGATGTGCTTATTGTTGCGGTTGGTGCAGAGCCAATTATCCCTCCTATACCTGGTATAGATGGCGAAAATGTGATCATGGCAAATGATCTGCCAGATGATTTAGAAAAGGTTGGTCAGATGGTAATAGTTATGGGCGGCGGGCTTGTAGGGTGCGAGACGGCCCTTCACATGGCTATGGAAGAGAGAGATGTAACAGTTATAGAAATGATGGAGAGTCTGTGCCCTGACGCAAACCAGCGCTACAGGCCATTACTTATGGCGCAGCTTGAAAAGCATGTAAAGTGCATAACAGGGATGCGCGGTGTGCAGGTTACAGCAAAAGGTATTTTATGTGCTGACAGGGATAGCCATGAAACATTTTTAGAGGCAGACAGTGTTATTTGTGCAACAGGTCAGCGGCCCCGCAGGGATATTGCAGATGTGCTAAAAGACTGCGCGCCTGAAGTAATCAAAATAGGAGACTGCGTAAAGGCATCTAATGTTACACAGGCATTGTTCCAGGGATACTGGGCCGGGGCTGATATAGAATAG